A genomic segment from Flavobacterium inviolabile encodes:
- the purE gene encoding 5-(carboxyamino)imidazole ribonucleotide mutase translates to MSKVAIIMGSISDMPVMQDAIDILKEFGIETEVDIVSAHRTPEKLFDFSTHAHKRGIAVIIAGAGGAAHLPGMVASMSPLPVIGVPVKSSNSIDGWDSVLSILQMPGGVPVATVALNGAKNAGILAAQIIGSHDKNIQDKISGYKEGLKQAVLKASENLNK, encoded by the coding sequence ATGAGTAAAGTAGCCATTATAATGGGAAGCATTTCGGATATGCCGGTAATGCAGGATGCCATCGATATTTTAAAAGAATTCGGAATTGAAACGGAAGTCGATATCGTGTCGGCACACCGCACACCGGAAAAACTTTTTGATTTCAGTACCCATGCCCATAAAAGAGGTATCGCCGTAATTATAGCCGGTGCCGGAGGTGCTGCACACTTACCGGGAATGGTTGCTTCCATGTCGCCGCTACCCGTAATTGGCGTACCGGTTAAATCCAGCAATTCTATTGATGGCTGGGACAGCGTTTTATCCATTCTGCAAATGCCGGGCGGTGTTCCGGTGGCAACCGTAGCTTTAAACGGTGCCAAAAATGCCGGGATTTTAGCCGCGCAAATTATCGGCAGTCATGATAAAAACATACAGGACAAAATTTCCGGTTATAAAGAAGGTTTAAAACAAGCCGTTTTAAAGGCATCTGAGAATCTAAACAAATAA
- a CDS encoding 5-(carboxyamino)imidazole ribonucleotide synthase: protein MNYFSSDFKLGILGGGQLGKMLLSETRKFDIQTYVLDPSPEAPCQFGATRFFQGDLMDFDTVYKFGQLVDLLTIEIENVNLDALDQLETEGLKVYPSPKTLRLIQNKGRQKDFYFANGIPTSPHQRFVDKNALAKALENDELELPFVWKSAQFGYDGNGVKIIRSTMDVLDLPDTECIAEQMVPFKNELAVIVTRNPSGAIKTYPVVEMEFHPEANQVEYVICPARIDEEVARKAREIALQVSEKFNHVGLLAVEMFQTKNDDILVNEVAPRPHNSGHYSIEASYTSQFEQHIRAILDLPLGNTNSKAAGIMVNLVGEEGFSGPVVYQNIDKILAIDGVTPHIYGKRETRPFRKMGHVTIVNEDIAKARKIAEEVKNTIKVISQQ from the coding sequence ATGAATTATTTTTCTTCCGATTTTAAATTAGGAATTTTAGGCGGCGGACAATTAGGCAAAATGCTTTTGTCTGAAACCCGGAAATTCGATATTCAAACCTATGTATTGGACCCGAGTCCGGAAGCACCATGCCAATTTGGAGCTACCCGGTTTTTCCAGGGTGACCTGATGGACTTCGATACGGTTTACAAATTTGGCCAGTTGGTTGACCTGCTCACCATCGAAATTGAGAATGTCAATCTGGACGCTTTAGATCAATTGGAAACAGAGGGACTAAAAGTTTATCCTTCTCCAAAAACACTGCGCCTGATCCAAAATAAAGGAAGACAGAAAGATTTTTACTTCGCCAATGGTATTCCGACCTCACCACACCAGCGTTTTGTAGACAAGAATGCACTGGCAAAGGCATTGGAAAACGACGAACTGGAATTGCCTTTCGTATGGAAAAGTGCCCAATTTGGCTATGATGGCAACGGAGTAAAGATCATCCGTTCTACTATGGATGTTCTCGATTTACCCGATACGGAATGTATTGCCGAACAAATGGTCCCTTTTAAAAATGAACTGGCAGTGATTGTCACCCGCAATCCTTCGGGAGCAATTAAAACCTATCCTGTTGTGGAAATGGAATTTCACCCGGAAGCCAACCAGGTGGAATATGTGATCTGCCCGGCGCGCATTGACGAAGAAGTTGCCCGTAAAGCCCGGGAAATCGCTTTACAGGTTTCGGAAAAATTCAACCATGTAGGCTTACTTGCCGTAGAAATGTTCCAGACCAAAAACGACGACATATTGGTCAATGAAGTAGCACCAAGACCGCACAATTCCGGTCACTACTCCATTGAAGCCAGCTATACTTCCCAATTTGAACAGCACATCCGCGCTATTTTGGACCTGCCATTAGGCAATACCAACAGCAAAGCAGCCGGAATTATGGTTAATTTAGTAGGCGAAGAAGGTTTTTCCGGCCCGGTAGTTTACCAGAATATTGACAAAATATTAGCCATTGACGGTGTAACTCCGCATATTTACGGAAAACGAGAAACCCGTCCGTTCCGGAAAATGGGCCACGTAACGATCGTTAATGAAGACATTGCCAAAGCCCGGAAAATTGCCGAGGAAGTAAAAAACACCATAAAAGTAATTAGTCAGCAATAG
- a CDS encoding T9SS-dependent choice-of-anchor J family protein — translation MIKKLLYGLVLAPLFSYGQFLQNFDAGTTIPAGWTVANGGDTGTWQIIDFASSTTLTAHSGTNAAGIRYGSTAHDDYLITPAITVTAGVSDFLTFWGRSRDPLFPEVISVKISTTGTAPANFTIVLDPNVAPSSGASFYKYQYDLTPYIGQTIYVGFYSSTTDMFYFDIDDVEVTALPACLAPTNPLVAGVTSQTADLSWTAATGNFQVQYGAPGFTAGSGTAAPPVVGATTTTLSGLTANTAYEYYVRRDCGSGTYSAWVGPKAFTTSCASVTAFPFTEGFDNATIPSCWSNETISGTANWTYVTANGNSSITPRTGARMAEFRTATTGNKTKLVSPPLDLTGVASPQLDFYYANVNWFGDIDELRVYYKTSAGGSWVQLGTDYITEHTAWTQVTLPLPNPSATYFIAFEGTSNWARGLNLDDVTVSSSLANASFTEAAFRAYPNPVKNALNLAYNETISSVEIYNLLGQKVLAQKVNLSETQIDMSNLSAGNYLVKVYAGDLVKTIKIIKE, via the coding sequence ATGATTAAAAAACTACTTTATGGACTAGTACTTGCTCCATTGTTTAGCTATGGGCAGTTCTTACAAAATTTTGACGCAGGAACAACGATTCCTGCCGGTTGGACAGTTGCTAACGGTGGTGATACCGGAACCTGGCAAATTATCGATTTCGCTTCTTCAACAACGCTTACAGCACACAGCGGCACGAATGCGGCCGGAATCAGATACGGATCCACAGCCCACGATGATTATTTGATTACACCGGCTATTACGGTTACAGCAGGTGTATCGGACTTCCTGACTTTTTGGGGAAGAAGCAGAGATCCGCTTTTTCCGGAGGTAATTAGTGTGAAAATATCTACAACAGGAACAGCTCCGGCTAATTTTACAATAGTATTGGATCCTAACGTAGCACCATCCAGCGGCGCTTCTTTCTATAAATACCAATATGACTTAACACCTTATATAGGACAAACCATTTATGTTGGTTTCTATTCTTCAACAACAGACATGTTCTATTTTGATATTGATGATGTTGAGGTAACGGCTTTACCGGCTTGTTTGGCGCCAACCAATCCTTTGGTTGCAGGAGTTACTTCTCAAACAGCTGATTTGTCGTGGACAGCCGCTACTGGAAATTTCCAGGTACAATACGGTGCACCGGGATTTACGGCAGGATCAGGAACGGCAGCTCCTCCTGTGGTTGGGGCAACTACTACTACTTTAAGCGGCTTAACAGCTAATACTGCCTATGAGTATTATGTGAGAAGAGATTGCGGAAGTGGAACATACAGTGCCTGGGTTGGTCCTAAAGCATTTACAACAAGTTGTGCTTCGGTAACGGCATTTCCATTTACGGAAGGTTTTGATAACGCAACGATTCCTTCCTGCTGGAGTAATGAAACGATTTCGGGTACTGCAAACTGGACCTATGTTACTGCAAACGGAAATAGTTCTATTACACCAAGAACCGGAGCGCGAATGGCTGAATTCAGAACAGCGACTACCGGTAATAAAACAAAACTGGTTTCGCCTCCATTGGATTTAACAGGAGTGGCGAGCCCTCAGTTGGATTTCTATTATGCAAATGTTAACTGGTTTGGTGATATCGACGAATTAAGAGTGTATTACAAAACAAGTGCAGGCGGATCATGGGTACAGTTAGGGACTGATTATATTACTGAACATACAGCCTGGACTCAGGTAACATTACCATTACCAAATCCATCGGCAACATATTTCATTGCTTTTGAAGGAACTTCAAATTGGGCAAGAGGTCTGAACCTTGATGATGTAACGGTTAGCAGTTCTTTAGCGAATGCCAGCTTTACAGAAGCAGCTTTCAGAGCTTATCCGAACCCGGTTAAAAATGCGTTGAATTTAGCGTATAATGAGACGATTTCTTCCGTTGAGATTTATAACCTTTTAGGGCAAAAAGTTTTGGCTCAAAAAGTAAATCTTTCTGAAACACAAATCGATATGAGCAATCTTTCAGCAGGTAATTATTTGGTGAAAGTTTATGCCGGTGATTTAGTGAAAACAATTAAGATCATTAAAGAATAA
- the hpt gene encoding hypoxanthine phosphoribosyltransferase, whose product MEIQLHDKQFVPFLSAKEIDDAIAKMANKVAADMGEETPVFVGVLNGAFMVVSDFMKHYPKPCEVSFVKMASYEGMETTHEVKQLIGLNQDITGRTVVIIEDIVDTGNTVVELQKMFQDRNVKQLKFATLFLKPEAYDKDITIDYIGLEIPNKFIVGFGLDYDGLGRNIPEVYQLK is encoded by the coding sequence ATGGAAATACAACTTCATGACAAACAGTTTGTGCCATTTCTTTCTGCAAAGGAAATTGATGATGCAATTGCAAAAATGGCAAATAAAGTTGCTGCGGATATGGGTGAGGAGACTCCTGTTTTTGTAGGAGTGCTTAATGGTGCGTTTATGGTTGTTTCAGATTTTATGAAACATTATCCTAAACCGTGTGAAGTGAGTTTTGTGAAAATGGCTTCTTATGAAGGTATGGAAACAACACACGAAGTAAAGCAGCTAATCGGATTAAATCAGGATATAACCGGAAGAACGGTGGTGATTATTGAAGACATCGTGGATACGGGCAATACGGTTGTGGAATTGCAAAAAATGTTTCAGGACAGAAATGTGAAACAGCTCAAATTTGCAACCTTATTCTTAAAGCCGGAGGCTTATGATAAGGATATCACGATTGATTATATAGGTCTGGAAATTCCAAACAAGTTTATTGTTGGTTTCGGACTGGATTATGACGGATTGGGCAGAAACATTCCGGAAGTTTATCAGTTAAAATAA
- a CDS encoding adenylate kinase: protein MINIVLFGKPGAGKGTQAEFLKDKYNLKHISTGDVFRYNIKNETLLGKEAQTYIDKGDLVPDSLTIKMLQDEVEKNMESRGFLFDGFPRTLAQAEALDAFLKTKNWEITGTIALEADDEILVQRLLERGKTSGRPDDQDEEKIRNRYQEYNEKTAPLIAYYQGQNKFHAVNGIGSIAEITERLSSVIEQL, encoded by the coding sequence ATGATTAATATCGTATTATTTGGAAAGCCAGGTGCCGGAAAAGGAACGCAAGCTGAATTTTTAAAAGATAAATACAACTTAAAACACATTTCTACAGGTGATGTATTTCGTTACAACATTAAAAACGAAACACTATTAGGAAAAGAAGCACAGACTTATATTGATAAAGGAGATTTGGTTCCGGACAGTCTGACCATAAAAATGCTACAGGATGAAGTTGAAAAAAACATGGAATCCCGTGGATTTTTATTTGACGGTTTTCCAAGGACTTTAGCGCAGGCAGAAGCACTGGATGCTTTTTTGAAAACAAAAAACTGGGAAATCACCGGAACGATAGCATTAGAGGCCGACGATGAAATTCTGGTACAACGACTGCTGGAAAGAGGAAAAACTTCCGGAAGACCAGACGATCAGGATGAAGAAAAAATCAGAAACCGTTACCAGGAATACAACGAAAAAACAGCGCCGCTGATTGCGTATTACCAGGGACAAAATAAATTTCATGCGGTTAACGGAATCGGGAGTATCGCGGAAATTACCGAAAGATTAAGCAGTGTAATCGAGCAATTATAA
- a CDS encoding hemolysin family protein: MSEIALISARKNRLETAAKKGNTSAKTALDLANSPNKFLSTVQIGITLIGILTGIYSGDKVTGDVKLFLDGFETLRPYSPTLSVGIVVVILTFFSLVLGELLPKRIGLNYPEAIAKTVAVPMKVISIVTAPFIWLLTTSTDFILDVLKIKPTADGKVTEEEIKAIIKEGTEGGEVQEIEQDIVERVFHIGDRKVNSLMTHRKSVVYLSVEDDVNEQKEKVLEEIHSVYPVCDDNLDEVIGIVLLKDLFLSFETGNFDLKAIIKEPVYLIEHTSAYKALEIFKKTKVHYALITDEYGVVQGIITLNDILEALVGDASEFYEEEFQLIAREDGTWLVDGHYSLHDFLTYFDMDDLINDYDVTTVSGLIMTELSYIPKVGEKLIWNKMELEVIDMDGVKIDKVLVRSLKE; encoded by the coding sequence ATGTCGGAAATTGCATTAATATCCGCTCGGAAAAATCGCCTTGAAACTGCAGCTAAAAAAGGAAATACAAGCGCGAAAACAGCTTTGGATTTAGCTAATTCGCCAAATAAATTTTTGTCAACAGTTCAGATAGGGATTACCCTGATCGGAATTCTTACCGGTATTTACAGCGGTGACAAAGTAACCGGAGATGTTAAACTCTTTTTAGACGGGTTTGAAACATTAAGACCATATTCGCCAACATTATCCGTTGGTATTGTGGTTGTTATTTTAACCTTTTTCTCATTGGTTTTAGGGGAATTACTGCCCAAACGAATCGGACTGAATTACCCGGAAGCCATTGCTAAAACGGTAGCCGTTCCGATGAAAGTGATCTCTATTGTAACAGCTCCGTTTATATGGTTGTTAACAACTTCTACCGATTTTATACTGGATGTTTTAAAGATCAAACCTACCGCCGACGGAAAAGTTACGGAAGAGGAGATCAAAGCCATTATTAAAGAAGGTACAGAAGGCGGCGAGGTTCAGGAAATTGAACAGGACATCGTGGAACGTGTTTTCCATATCGGTGACCGAAAAGTAAACTCGCTGATGACGCACCGTAAATCGGTCGTGTATCTTTCCGTTGAAGACGATGTTAACGAACAAAAGGAAAAAGTACTGGAAGAAATACATTCCGTTTATCCGGTTTGTGATGATAATTTAGATGAGGTAATTGGTATTGTATTGTTGAAAGACCTGTTTCTGAGCTTTGAAACCGGAAATTTTGACTTAAAGGCAATCATCAAGGAGCCGGTTTACCTTATTGAACATACTTCTGCGTATAAAGCGCTGGAGATTTTCAAAAAAACAAAAGTGCATTATGCTTTAATCACGGATGAATACGGCGTGGTTCAGGGGATTATAACACTTAACGATATTCTGGAAGCTCTGGTAGGGGATGCCTCCGAGTTTTATGAAGAAGAATTCCAGTTAATTGCAAGAGAAGACGGAACATGGCTGGTTGACGGCCACTATTCACTGCATGACTTTTTAACATATTTTGATATGGATGACCTGATTAATGACTATGACGTTACTACAGTAAGCGGATTGATCATGACGGAGTTGTCCTATATTCCGAAAGTAGGTGAAAAGCTGATCTGGAATAAAATGGAATTGGAAGTGATTGATATGGACGGTGTTAAAATCGATAAGGTTTTAGTACGTTCGTTAAAAGAATAA
- the obgE gene encoding GTPase ObgE has product MTEGNFVDYVKIYVSSGKGGKGSTHLHREKFIEKGGPDGGDGGRGGHVYLVGNKGLWTLFHLKFARHIKAGHGGDGGSARSTGADGEDKFIEVPLGTVVRDKETNEILFEVTEHGEKKILVKGGKGGLGNWHFRSSTNQTPRYSQPGMPPEELDVILELKVLADVGLVGFPNAGKSTLLSVLTSAKPKIADYPFTTLKPNLGIVAYRDFQSFVIADIPGIIEGAAEGKGLGHYFLRHIERNSTLLFLVPADAPDIKKEYEILLDELRRYNPEMLDKDRLVVISKSDMLDDELKAEMKAQLDKEFNGMPYLFISSVAQQGLVELKDKLWQMLNQE; this is encoded by the coding sequence ATGACAGAAGGGAATTTTGTAGACTACGTAAAAATATATGTTTCTTCCGGTAAAGGAGGTAAAGGTTCTACGCATTTACACAGAGAAAAATTTATTGAAAAAGGTGGTCCTGACGGAGGTGACGGAGGTCGCGGCGGACACGTGTATCTGGTGGGGAATAAAGGACTATGGACTTTGTTTCACCTGAAATTTGCACGTCACATCAAAGCCGGACACGGCGGCGATGGAGGAAGTGCCAGAAGTACCGGTGCAGATGGAGAAGATAAATTTATCGAAGTACCGTTAGGAACAGTGGTAAGGGATAAAGAAACCAATGAGATTCTTTTTGAAGTTACCGAACACGGAGAGAAAAAGATCCTGGTTAAAGGAGGAAAAGGTGGTTTAGGAAACTGGCATTTCAGAAGTTCGACAAATCAGACACCACGTTATTCCCAACCGGGAATGCCGCCGGAAGAACTGGATGTTATCCTGGAATTAAAAGTATTGGCCGATGTTGGTTTGGTAGGCTTTCCGAATGCCGGAAAATCGACGTTACTATCGGTGCTGACTTCTGCTAAGCCAAAAATTGCCGATTACCCGTTTACAACCCTGAAACCGAATCTGGGCATTGTGGCCTACAGGGATTTTCAATCGTTTGTAATTGCCGATATTCCGGGAATTATTGAAGGTGCTGCCGAAGGTAAAGGTCTTGGGCATTATTTCCTGCGTCATATTGAACGTAACTCCACGTTATTGTTTCTGGTTCCGGCAGATGCTCCGGATATCAAAAAAGAATACGAAATCCTTTTGGATGAGCTGAGACGATACAATCCGGAAATGCTGGATAAAGACCGTCTGGTAGTGATCTCAAAATCGGATATGCTTGATGACGAATTGAAGGCAGAAATGAAAGCACAACTGGATAAGGAATTTAACGGCATGCCATATTTGTTTATTTCTTCGGTTGCCCAGCAGGGTCTGGTAGAACTGAAAGATAAATTATGGCAAATGCTTAATCAAGAATAA
- a CDS encoding S46 family peptidase, whose protein sequence is MKKIILSLIATILLVPASVRADEGMWFLMFIERLNHRDMQKMGLQLTAEEIYSINHHSLKDAIVQFNGGCTAEMISKDGLVLTNHHCGYDAIAELSTPEANYLKNGFWAANRKAELKPKSLFVRFFVRMDDVSKRILSKVNDKMTEAEREAAINKEIAVIEKENNEGGKYTVSVRPFFQGNEYYYFVYQDYKDVRLVGTPPENIGKFGGDTDNWEWPRHTGDFSMFRIYADANGNPADFSPNNVPLQPKHHLPVNLGGVKENDFAMILGYPGRTNRWMPAGGIEQNVKFAYPAWVEGSKMGMDKMKAHMDESDGVRLMYASKYASLANYWKNRQGMIDALTKFGTAKTKAAQEAKFNKWANLKENKGKYGNVVETINKYYTLTNEKSRHDNYLMTLLRSSSFGTISRSLGRQLENYAKADEAKRKEMYPGFVEMIDEFYKEAYIPAEKDILAGQLNLYATKAGYTLAPMVEKLGKENNNNFTKYVNNAFDSSIFASPEKVKAFLNNPNAATVTNDPLVVLSNDLLNHYNAKSEVISKAQNDFGASFRLLVEGLRESKLAPIQYPDANSTLRLTYGKVRALPADKRNDAKVNNYTTMDGMVKKYKKGDEEFDLPVRLIEMNKGKDYGRYADKDGSMHVNFLTDNDITGGNSGSPVLNGKGELIGLAFDGNIEAMAGDVIFDKNLQRTINVDIRYVLWVIDKFSNAKHIVDEMTIVK, encoded by the coding sequence ATGAAAAAAATTATTTTATCCTTAATCGCTACGATACTACTTGTTCCTGCAAGTGTTAGAGCAGACGAAGGGATGTGGTTTTTAATGTTCATCGAGCGTTTGAATCACAGGGATATGCAAAAAATGGGATTGCAGTTAACTGCTGAGGAGATTTACAGTATTAATCACCACAGTTTAAAAGATGCAATCGTTCAGTTCAACGGAGGTTGTACAGCAGAAATGATTTCTAAAGATGGTTTGGTATTAACAAATCACCACTGTGGTTATGATGCTATTGCAGAATTATCGACTCCGGAAGCAAACTATTTAAAAAATGGTTTCTGGGCAGCGAACAGAAAAGCGGAATTAAAACCAAAAAGTTTATTCGTTCGTTTCTTCGTTCGTATGGATGATGTTTCTAAAAGAATTTTATCAAAAGTAAATGATAAAATGACAGAAGCAGAGCGTGAAGCGGCAATCAACAAAGAGATCGCTGTAATTGAAAAAGAAAACAACGAAGGTGGAAAATATACGGTTTCCGTTCGTCCTTTCTTCCAGGGTAATGAATACTACTATTTCGTTTACCAGGATTATAAAGACGTACGTTTAGTAGGAACACCTCCTGAAAATATCGGGAAATTCGGTGGGGATACGGACAACTGGGAGTGGCCTCGTCACACAGGAGATTTCTCTATGTTCAGAATTTATGCTGATGCAAACGGAAACCCTGCTGACTTTTCACCAAACAACGTTCCTTTACAGCCAAAACACCATTTACCGGTTAATTTAGGCGGTGTAAAAGAGAATGATTTCGCTATGATTTTAGGATATCCTGGTAGAACAAACCGTTGGATGCCGGCAGGTGGAATTGAGCAAAATGTGAAATTTGCTTATCCTGCATGGGTTGAAGGTTCTAAAATGGGTATGGACAAAATGAAAGCTCATATGGACGAAAGCGATGGAGTACGTTTAATGTATGCTTCAAAATATGCGTCATTGGCGAACTACTGGAAAAACCGTCAGGGAATGATTGACGCACTGACAAAATTCGGTACGGCAAAAACAAAAGCAGCTCAGGAAGCGAAATTCAACAAATGGGCTAACCTGAAAGAAAATAAAGGTAAATATGGTAATGTTGTTGAAACAATCAACAAATATTATACGTTAACGAACGAGAAATCACGTCATGACAACTATTTAATGACGCTTTTAAGATCAAGTTCATTCGGAACAATCTCAAGATCTCTTGGAAGACAATTGGAAAACTACGCGAAAGCTGACGAAGCGAAAAGAAAAGAAATGTATCCAGGTTTTGTAGAAATGATTGATGAGTTCTACAAAGAAGCTTACATTCCTGCAGAAAAAGATATCTTGGCCGGACAGTTAAACCTTTATGCTACAAAAGCAGGTTATACGTTAGCGCCAATGGTTGAAAAATTAGGTAAAGAGAATAACAACAACTTTACAAAATATGTAAACAATGCTTTTGACAGCAGTATTTTTGCTTCACCGGAAAAAGTAAAAGCATTTTTAAATAATCCGAATGCAGCTACTGTAACTAATGATCCGTTAGTAGTATTGTCTAACGACTTATTAAACCATTACAACGCAAAATCGGAAGTGATTTCTAAAGCACAAAACGATTTCGGAGCTTCTTTCCGTTTATTGGTTGAAGGACTTCGTGAATCTAAATTAGCACCAATCCAATATCCGGATGCTAACTCTACATTGCGTTTAACGTATGGTAAAGTTCGTGCATTACCTGCAGATAAACGAAATGATGCTAAAGTAAACAACTATACTACTATGGACGGTATGGTTAAGAAATACAAAAAAGGTGATGAGGAATTCGATTTACCGGTTCGTTTAATTGAAATGAACAAAGGAAAAGACTACGGTCGTTATGCTGATAAAGACGGTTCTATGCACGTGAACTTCTTAACAGATAACGATATCACTGGTGGTAACTCTGGTTCTCCGGTATTAAACGGAAAAGGAGAGTTAATCGGTTTAGCATTTGATGGTAACATCGAAGCTATGGCTGGTGACGTTATCTTTGACAAAAACCTGCAAAGAACAATCAATGTGGATATTCGTTATGTATTATGGGTAATTGACAAATTCTCAAATGCGAAACACATTGTTGATGAAATGACAATCGTAAAATAA